The following are encoded together in the Oceanobacillus zhaokaii genome:
- the ahrC gene encoding transcriptional regulator AhrC/ArgR, with amino-acid sequence MSKIQRHLKIRELISENEIETQDELVDRLRSLGKNVTQATISRDIKELQLVKVPTNNGTYKYSLPADSRFNPFEKLKRLIADVFVKIDHTSHFIVLKTLPGNAQAMGVLIDNLDWEEIMGTICGDDTCLIICRTEEQAIDLKERFINML; translated from the coding sequence ATGAGTAAGATTCAGCGGCATTTGAAAATACGTGAATTGATTTCTGAAAACGAAATTGAAACGCAAGATGAACTTGTTGATCGTTTACGATCATTAGGGAAAAACGTGACCCAAGCGACTATCTCTCGTGACATAAAAGAACTGCAATTAGTTAAGGTTCCGACAAATAATGGCACATATAAATATAGCTTGCCAGCCGATTCTCGGTTTAATCCATTTGAAAAACTCAAACGATTAATTGCTGACGTATTTGTGAAAATTGATCATACTAGCCATTTTATTGTTTTGAAAACCTTGCCAGGTAATGCACAGGCAATGGGAGTGCTAATTGATAATTTGGACTGGGAAGAGATAATGGGGACGATTTGTGGGGATGATACATGCTTAATCATATGTAGAACAGAGGAACAAGCGATTGACCTCAAAGAACGCTTTATTAACATGTTATGA
- the spoIVB gene encoding SpoIVB peptidase has protein sequence MNTIRICIGVILLIACIAIPLSTPVQKYLTIPNELVTIQNEEPIEIPTLGKDIAMETSDESVLAIDSSEFYAKESGKSELVYEAAGVPIKKVDLSVLNDIRVVPGGQSIGVQLHTLGVLVVGHHLVNGTEGGKSPGEIANINVGDVILKINGEPIKSMNEIKSYVDEAGKVNRDLNVTIKRGKEEIKTTLHPVLDKQNNQYRIGLYIRDTAAGIGTMTFYEPISKKYGALGHVISDMDTKKPIEIHNGTIVRSSVTAIEKGNNGTPGEKQASFSVENNKIGTITKNSPFGIFGELNQAVENEKYKEALPIALSHEVKEGPAKILTVVEDEKVEEFDVEIVSSVAQKFPATKGMVIKVTDPELLKRTGGIVQGMSGSPIIQDGKVIGAVTHVFVNDPTSGYGVHIEWMLQDAGINIYKSNKKAS, from the coding sequence ATGAATACGATTCGAATTTGTATTGGCGTTATACTCCTGATTGCATGTATTGCAATCCCCCTGTCTACTCCAGTACAGAAATATTTAACGATACCCAATGAGCTTGTAACAATTCAAAATGAAGAGCCGATTGAAATACCAACTCTGGGCAAAGATATTGCCATGGAAACTTCTGATGAAAGTGTACTTGCGATTGATTCCTCAGAATTTTATGCAAAAGAATCGGGGAAGAGCGAGTTAGTATATGAAGCAGCTGGTGTTCCAATTAAAAAAGTAGACTTATCTGTATTAAATGACATTCGCGTTGTGCCTGGTGGGCAATCAATTGGTGTGCAATTACACACCCTCGGAGTTCTTGTTGTGGGACATCATCTTGTAAATGGTACTGAAGGTGGAAAGTCACCAGGAGAAATTGCGAATATAAACGTTGGAGATGTTATTTTGAAGATAAATGGTGAGCCGATTAAATCGATGAATGAAATAAAAAGTTATGTTGATGAGGCAGGTAAGGTTAATCGTGACTTAAATGTAACGATTAAAAGAGGAAAGGAAGAAATCAAAACAACCCTTCATCCTGTTTTAGATAAACAAAATAATCAATATAGAATTGGTTTATATATACGAGATACTGCTGCCGGAATTGGTACGATGACTTTTTATGAACCGATATCAAAAAAATATGGCGCATTAGGGCATGTTATCTCTGATATGGATACAAAAAAACCAATCGAAATACACAATGGAACTATTGTAAGGTCTTCAGTTACTGCAATTGAGAAAGGAAATAATGGAACCCCTGGCGAAAAGCAAGCCAGCTTCTCGGTTGAAAATAATAAAATTGGTACAATAACAAAGAATAGTCCATTCGGGATTTTTGGTGAACTTAATCAGGCAGTTGAAAACGAAAAATATAAAGAAGCACTACCGATAGCTTTATCACATGAGGTAAAAGAAGGGCCTGCAAAAATACTCACCGTTGTAGAAGATGAAAAAGTAGAAGAATTTGATGTGGAAATAGTGAGTAGTGTAGCACAGAAGTTCCCAGCAACGAAAGGTATGGTAATTAAGGTTACAGATCCTGAATTACTAAAACGAACAGGTGGAATTGTTCAAGGTATGAGTGGCAGTCCGATTATCCAGGATGGAAAAGTAATTGGCGCGGTAACCCATGTATTTGTAAATGATCCAACATCCGGATATGGTGTTCATATAGAGTGGATGTTACAGGATGCAGGCATAAATATTTATAAATCAAATAAAAAAGCAAGCTAA
- a CDS encoding aspartate kinase yields MKVAKFGGSSLANATQIKKVGEIIKSDPERKFIVVSAPGKRDQADTKMTDLLIQMGDSYINGLQYEDDFLRIMDRFAEITEELNLSNELLNEFESTIKTVLTKDQIITDKLDAIKAIGEDSSAKIVSAYLQSLGLDAHYINPLDAGIIVSDEPGNAQILPGSLAKIYSLHQKDGILVIPGFFGYTEQGKLATFSRGGSDITGSIIAAGVKAELYENFTDVNSVYSVNPNIVENPKEITILTYKEMRELSYAGFSVFHDEALIPVIKEKIPICIKNTNNPDAQGTYIVSEREVKEDECVSGIASDTGFCSLYVSKYLMNREIGFGRKLLGILEDEGISFEHAPSGIDDMSVIIRERNFPPAKEAIVLNRIKEELHADTVSLHRGIAIIMVVGEGLVNTIGVANKAISALAEARVNIEMINQGSSEVSMMFGIQSSDIDRAIKSIYRAYFEKNN; encoded by the coding sequence ATGAAGGTAGCAAAGTTTGGTGGAAGTTCACTAGCAAATGCAACACAAATTAAAAAGGTTGGCGAAATCATTAAAAGTGACCCGGAAAGAAAGTTTATCGTTGTTTCTGCTCCTGGGAAGAGAGATCAAGCAGATACAAAGATGACCGATTTACTTATTCAAATGGGCGATTCCTATATAAATGGATTACAATATGAAGACGACTTTCTACGGATTATGGATAGATTTGCTGAGATAACCGAAGAATTAAATCTTTCAAATGAATTATTAAATGAATTTGAATCGACAATTAAAACTGTTTTGACAAAAGATCAAATAATTACAGATAAATTAGACGCAATAAAAGCAATTGGTGAAGACAGCTCAGCGAAGATTGTAAGTGCATATTTACAAAGTCTTGGTCTAGATGCACATTATATAAATCCATTAGATGCAGGAATCATTGTTAGCGATGAACCAGGAAATGCACAAATACTGCCTGGAAGCTTAGCAAAAATATATTCATTGCATCAAAAAGATGGGATATTGGTTATACCTGGATTTTTTGGATATACGGAACAAGGGAAACTTGCTACTTTTTCTAGAGGTGGCTCTGATATCACCGGCTCAATTATAGCTGCTGGTGTTAAAGCAGAGTTATATGAGAACTTCACTGATGTTAACTCAGTATACTCCGTGAATCCAAATATTGTAGAAAACCCGAAAGAAATCACTATATTAACGTATAAAGAAATGCGCGAATTGTCATATGCAGGTTTTTCTGTTTTTCATGACGAGGCATTAATACCGGTAATTAAAGAGAAGATTCCTATCTGCATTAAAAACACAAATAATCCTGATGCACAGGGTACATACATTGTTTCAGAAAGAGAAGTAAAAGAGGATGAATGTGTATCTGGAATTGCTAGTGATACTGGTTTCTGCAGTTTATATGTTAGTAAATACTTAATGAACCGTGAAATTGGATTTGGTCGTAAGTTATTAGGAATTCTAGAGGATGAAGGAATTTCATTTGAGCATGCCCCCTCAGGGATTGACGATATGTCCGTTATCATTCGTGAGAGGAATTTTCCCCCTGCTAAAGAGGCAATTGTTTTAAATAGAATAAAAGAAGAACTGCATGCTGATACTGTTAGCCTGCACCGAGGAATCGCTATAATTATGGTGGTTGGTGAAGGTCTAGTAAATACTATTGGTGTTGCCAATAAAGCAATTTCAGCTTTAGCAGAAGCAAGAGTCAATATTGAAATGATAAACCAAGGTTCTTCAGAAGTTTCCATGATGTTCGGGATACAATCATCGGATATTGATCGAGCAATTAAATCAATATACCGTGCGTATTTTGAAAAAAACAATTAA
- the lpdA gene encoding dihydrolipoyl dehydrogenase, translated as MAKDYDLVILGGGTGGYVAAIRAVQLGMQVAIVEKDKLGGTCLHRGCIPSKALLRSAEVFRQTKEASDYGVETKNTTLNFSKVQKRKNEIVGKLHQGVLSLMKKGKIDIYEGYGRILGPSIFSPMPGTISVEYENGEENTMLIPKNVLIATGSRPKSLPGLEIDGSYVITSDEALEMDTLPSSMLIIGAGVIGIEWASMLADFGVEVTVLEYLDHILPTEDESIAKEVEKLLRKKGVTFIKGAKVLAETIRTEGHVTIDAEVNEEIHSFTAEKLLVSVGRDANTANIGIENTDIVMEKGYIQANKYCQTKESHIYAIGDVIGGMQLAHVASREGMIAVEHMASETTYPIEYHNVPTCIYSNPEVASIGFTEKEALEKGFELKIGKFPFQAIGKALVYGESEGFVKIIIDKNSDDLLGVHMVGPHVTELISEAGIAKILDATAWEIAQLIHPHPSLSEVIGEAALAVEGLQIHG; from the coding sequence ATGGCGAAGGATTATGATTTAGTTATACTCGGTGGAGGTACGGGGGGCTATGTGGCTGCAATTCGAGCTGTGCAATTAGGGATGCAAGTGGCTATAGTCGAAAAAGATAAACTGGGTGGTACATGTCTACATCGTGGCTGTATTCCTTCAAAAGCATTGCTCCGCAGTGCAGAGGTATTCAGACAAACAAAAGAAGCAAGTGATTATGGTGTCGAAACAAAAAATACAACATTAAATTTTTCGAAAGTACAAAAAAGAAAAAATGAAATCGTTGGTAAATTACATCAAGGTGTACTAAGTCTCATGAAAAAAGGCAAGATTGATATTTATGAGGGATACGGCCGTATTTTGGGACCAAGTATATTTTCGCCAATGCCTGGAACAATCTCTGTTGAATATGAAAATGGGGAAGAGAATACAATGCTTATCCCCAAAAATGTATTGATTGCCACAGGCTCAAGGCCAAAGTCACTACCTGGCTTAGAAATTGATGGCAGCTATGTGATAACATCGGATGAAGCGTTAGAGATGGACACATTACCTTCTTCGATGCTTATTATAGGAGCTGGTGTTATTGGCATCGAATGGGCTTCAATGCTTGCCGATTTTGGAGTAGAAGTTACAGTACTTGAATATTTGGACCACATACTACCTACAGAGGATGAAAGCATTGCCAAGGAGGTAGAAAAGCTTTTAAGAAAGAAAGGCGTTACTTTTATTAAGGGCGCCAAGGTTTTAGCGGAGACTATTCGCACTGAAGGGCATGTAACAATAGATGCTGAAGTGAATGAGGAGATTCATTCATTCACAGCTGAGAAACTGCTGGTTTCTGTCGGACGTGATGCAAACACTGCTAATATTGGTATCGAAAATACTGATATCGTCATGGAAAAAGGATATATCCAAGCTAATAAATATTGTCAGACAAAGGAATCTCACATATATGCAATCGGAGATGTGATTGGTGGAATGCAATTGGCCCATGTTGCCTCACGAGAAGGCATGATTGCGGTTGAGCATATGGCAAGTGAAACAACTTATCCTATTGAATATCACAACGTTCCTACATGTATCTACTCAAATCCAGAAGTGGCAAGTATAGGCTTTACCGAGAAAGAAGCGCTTGAAAAAGGGTTCGAATTAAAGATCGGGAAATTTCCATTTCAAGCAATTGGGAAGGCCCTTGTTTATGGTGAATCGGAAGGATTTGTTAAAATCATTATAGATAAAAACTCTGATGATTTATTAGGAGTCCATATGGTTGGACCGCACGTTACCGAGTTGATTTCCGAAGCTGGAATTGCGAAAATACTTGACGCGACGGCATGGGAAATTGCCCAATTAATCCACCCTCATCCGTCTCTATCAGAAGTAATTGGCGAGGCTGCATTAGCAGTTGAAGGATTACAAATACATGGATAA
- a CDS encoding exodeoxyribonuclease VII small subunit encodes MKTDELTFEEAMEKLEAIVEKLEEGDVPLEKAINYYQEGMTLSKLCGDKLNSVQEKMTQIMNEQGEFAPFEIQEEQ; translated from the coding sequence ATGAAAACAGATGAACTTACGTTTGAAGAAGCAATGGAGAAGTTAGAAGCTATCGTAGAGAAACTGGAAGAAGGGGATGTTCCTCTTGAGAAGGCGATTAATTACTACCAAGAAGGAATGACGCTTTCTAAACTATGTGGGGATAAGCTCAATTCCGTTCAAGAAAAAATGACGCAAATTATGAACGAGCAGGGGGAATTTGCCCCATTTGAAATACAGGAGGAACAGTAA
- a CDS encoding Leu/Phe/Val dehydrogenase: MEIFTYMEKYDYEQLVFCQDKNSGLKAIIAIHDTTLGPALGGTRMWTYSSEEAAIEDALRLAKGMTYKNAAAGLNLGGGKTVIIGDPRKDKNPEMFRAFGRYIQGLNGRYITAEDVGTTVDDMDLIHLETDYVTGLSGSSGNPSPVTAYGIYKGIKAAAKEAYGDDSLEGRTIAVQGVGNVAFALCGHLHKEGAKLIVSDINKEAVNRAVEAYGATAVDPNDIYDVDCDIYAPCALGATINDDTIPRLKAKVVAGSANNQLKSSVHGDILYEKGIVYAPDYVINAGGVINVADELTGYDQARALRKVETIYDSLTKVFEISKRDNIPTYVAADRMAEERIQSVRNSRNQFLLNEHHILSRKK; the protein is encoded by the coding sequence ATGGAAATTTTTACTTATATGGAAAAATACGATTATGAACAGCTAGTATTTTGTCAGGACAAAAATTCAGGTTTAAAAGCGATTATTGCTATACATGATACGACATTAGGTCCAGCTTTAGGCGGGACTAGAATGTGGACATATAGTTCTGAAGAGGCTGCGATTGAAGATGCGCTTCGATTAGCGAAAGGAATGACTTATAAGAATGCTGCTGCTGGTTTAAATTTAGGTGGTGGTAAGACGGTTATTATTGGTGATCCGAGAAAGGATAAAAATCCAGAAATGTTTCGAGCGTTTGGACGATATATTCAAGGATTAAACGGAAGATATATTACTGCTGAAGATGTTGGAACAACTGTTGATGACATGGATTTAATTCATTTAGAAACGGACTATGTTACAGGACTTTCAGGTTCATCAGGCAATCCTTCACCAGTTACTGCATATGGTATTTATAAAGGGATTAAAGCAGCTGCAAAAGAAGCGTATGGCGATGACTCGTTGGAGGGCAGGACCATTGCCGTTCAAGGTGTAGGTAATGTAGCTTTTGCATTATGCGGGCATTTGCATAAGGAAGGCGCAAAATTAATTGTGTCAGATATAAATAAAGAGGCTGTGAACCGTGCTGTTGAAGCATATGGTGCTACTGCAGTTGACCCGAATGATATCTATGATGTTGATTGTGATATTTATGCACCATGTGCATTAGGTGCGACGATAAATGATGATACGATTCCGAGACTGAAAGCGAAAGTAGTTGCCGGATCTGCAAATAATCAACTTAAATCAAGTGTGCATGGAGATATTCTATATGAAAAAGGAATTGTTTATGCTCCTGACTATGTTATCAATGCTGGCGGAGTAATTAATGTAGCAGATGAATTGACAGGCTATGATCAAGCCCGTGCATTAAGAAAAGTTGAAACCATTTATGATAGCTTAACGAAAGTATTTGAAATATCCAAACGTGATAATATTCCTACATATGTTGCAGCAGATCGAATGGCGGAAGAAAGAATTCAATCTGTTAGAAATTCGCGCAATCAATTTTTATTAAATGAACATCACATATTAAGTAGAAAAAAGTAA
- a CDS encoding TlyA family RNA methyltransferase: MSKKRLDELLVERNLIEDIDKAKRIIMAGLVFNEQERLDKPGMKIDENITLTVKGKSIPYVGRGGLKLEKALKVFNISAEGKILIDVGSSTGGFTDCALQHGAKLSYAIDVGYNQLDWKLRNDARVVVMERTNFRYVTPDMLIKGTPNFASVDVSFISIKKILPVLNQLLAPQSDVVVLIKPQFEARREQVGEKGIINDKNVHLEVLREVIAFATDEQYELINLTFSPITGGEGNIEFLAHLGWMTGNQHRREVIDQIDNIVEDAHTSLK; this comes from the coding sequence ATGAGCAAAAAACGGTTGGATGAATTATTAGTTGAACGAAATCTAATAGAAGATATTGATAAGGCAAAGCGTATCATAATGGCTGGGCTCGTGTTCAACGAGCAGGAACGTTTAGATAAACCAGGAATGAAAATAGACGAAAATATTACGTTAACAGTAAAAGGAAAATCCATTCCATATGTCGGTCGTGGCGGGTTAAAATTAGAAAAAGCGTTAAAAGTATTTAATATTTCGGCCGAGGGTAAAATTTTAATTGACGTAGGATCATCAACAGGAGGTTTTACTGATTGTGCCTTACAGCATGGAGCGAAGCTTAGCTATGCGATCGATGTTGGTTATAATCAATTGGACTGGAAATTAAGAAACGATGCTCGTGTAGTTGTAATGGAAAGAACTAATTTTCGTTATGTTACACCAGATATGCTAATAAAAGGCACACCTAATTTTGCAAGTGTCGATGTTTCCTTTATTTCTATAAAAAAAATACTGCCAGTGCTAAATCAATTGCTCGCGCCACAAAGTGATGTTGTTGTCTTGATAAAACCGCAATTCGAAGCTAGGAGAGAGCAAGTAGGTGAGAAGGGGATTATTAACGATAAAAATGTTCATCTAGAGGTATTACGTGAAGTGATTGCATTTGCAACTGATGAGCAATATGAATTAATAAACTTAACATTTTCACCAATTACGGGCGGGGAAGGCAATATCGAATTTTTAGCCCATTTAGGCTGGATGACAGGGAACCAGCACCGGCGTGAGGTTATCGATCAAATCGATAATATTGTTGAGGATGCCCATACTTCGCTAAAATAG
- the recN gene encoding DNA repair protein RecN, which yields MLTELSIRDFAIIDEISINFNEGLTVLTGETGAGKSIIIDAIQLLAGGRGSVEFVRHGTKRAEIEGLFFIPNDKHAIYNVGKQFGIEITDEQVVLERIITISGKSICRVNSKLVTLAILREFGKTLIDIHSQHETQSLMDPEHHLDLLDMYDPKSMAKAKEEYSHLYGKLTSLKARYKKLSENEQEIAHRLDLLEFQKKELEQANLSPNEDVLLEEERSSLVNFERIYQSLQDSYTALYGEQKGLEWLNQAQLALQDSKAYDPFITEKAEELSNHYYALEEITYALRSQLEELQYNPERLNEIENRLNEINRLKKKYGSNVTEILEYMAKVEEELEQITNKDSHLSTLNQQIEEIEKDAYLEAVQLHDIRKKAANSLTKAIYKEFKGLYLEKASFAISFDNEENHLNDGKYLLTKDGFDQVRFMISTNPGEPLKELSKVASGGELSRIMLALKKIFAKHQGVTSVIFDEVDTGVSGRVAQAIAEKIYQISVDSQVLCITHLPQVAAMADTHKFIKKVEKNKRTITQMEELTVKDQINELSRMITGTKLTETAKEHAKELLELASTFKAG from the coding sequence ATGCTAACAGAATTATCAATTCGTGATTTTGCAATAATCGATGAAATTTCAATTAATTTTAATGAAGGGTTAACCGTGTTGACAGGGGAAACAGGGGCTGGGAAGTCTATCATCATTGACGCAATCCAATTATTAGCTGGCGGTAGAGGATCAGTAGAGTTTGTACGGCATGGTACGAAACGGGCGGAAATTGAAGGGTTATTTTTCATTCCTAATGACAAACATGCTATTTACAATGTTGGCAAGCAATTTGGGATTGAGATTACAGATGAACAAGTCGTTCTCGAACGAATTATTACAATCTCTGGCAAAAGTATATGCCGTGTTAATAGTAAGTTAGTTACCTTAGCTATATTACGGGAGTTCGGTAAGACATTGATAGATATACACAGTCAACATGAAACCCAATCATTAATGGATCCAGAGCACCATCTCGATCTACTTGATATGTATGATCCGAAGTCAATGGCAAAAGCAAAAGAAGAATATAGTCATTTATATGGCAAGCTAACTTCTCTAAAAGCACGTTATAAAAAGCTAAGTGAAAATGAACAAGAAATAGCACATCGCTTAGACCTATTAGAATTTCAAAAAAAAGAATTAGAACAGGCAAACCTTTCCCCAAATGAGGATGTCCTGCTTGAAGAAGAAAGAAGTTCACTTGTTAACTTTGAACGCATTTATCAATCACTTCAGGATTCGTATACCGCTCTTTACGGAGAACAAAAAGGGCTGGAGTGGCTAAATCAAGCACAATTAGCATTGCAGGATAGTAAAGCATATGATCCTTTTATTACGGAGAAGGCAGAAGAGCTTTCGAATCATTATTACGCACTAGAGGAAATTACTTATGCACTCCGCAGTCAACTCGAAGAATTACAATATAACCCAGAGCGCTTGAATGAAATAGAGAATCGTTTAAATGAAATAAATAGATTGAAGAAAAAGTATGGATCAAATGTTACAGAAATACTTGAGTATATGGCGAAGGTCGAAGAGGAATTAGAACAAATTACAAATAAAGATTCCCATCTTTCTACATTGAATCAACAAATAGAAGAGATAGAAAAAGATGCATACCTAGAAGCAGTACAGCTACATGATATTAGGAAGAAAGCAGCCAATTCTTTAACGAAAGCAATTTATAAAGAATTTAAAGGACTGTATTTAGAGAAGGCTTCATTTGCTATTTCCTTTGATAACGAAGAAAATCATTTGAATGATGGCAAGTATTTACTAACTAAGGATGGATTCGACCAGGTTCGTTTTATGATTTCAACGAATCCAGGGGAACCGCTAAAAGAACTGAGCAAAGTAGCTTCTGGTGGAGAACTCTCCCGTATTATGCTAGCACTAAAAAAAATCTTCGCAAAACATCAGGGTGTAACAAGTGTAATTTTTGATGAAGTAGATACAGGTGTAAGTGGACGAGTTGCCCAAGCCATAGCTGAGAAAATATATCAGATTTCTGTTGATTCACAAGTTCTTTGTATTACGCATTTACCACAAGTAGCTGCTATGGCAGATACACATAAATTCATTAAAAAAGTTGAGAAAAACAAACGAACGATTACACAGATGGAAGAATTAACAGTAAAAGATCAAATTAATGAACTAAGTCGGATGATTACCGGAACAAAATTAACCGAAACTGCGAAAGAACACGCAAAAGAATTACTTGAACTCGCCTCAACATTTAAAGCAGGTTGA
- the spo0A gene encoding sporulation transcription factor Spo0A: MVTYIKGGATLEKTSIVLVDDNKELVQMMEEYFDEQPDIEVIGKAYNGRDCLMLLDELEPDVLILDIIMPHIDGLAVLQTIKNRDNQPTPNVIMLTAFGQEEVMKKAVDLGASYFILKPFDLDNLGDQVRQVKGNYTVNKSMNKGTKKDKKKLDLEASITNIIHEIGVPAHIKGYMYLREAITMVYNDIELLGSITKVLYPEIGKKFNTTASRVERAIRHAIEVAWSRGNIDSISALFGYTINISKAKPTNSEFIAMVADRLRLENRAS, from the coding sequence ATCGTTACATATATAAAAGGAGGGGCAACTTTGGAAAAAACTAGTATAGTTTTAGTTGATGATAATAAGGAACTTGTACAAATGATGGAAGAGTATTTTGATGAACAACCAGATATTGAGGTAATTGGTAAAGCATATAATGGCAGAGATTGTTTAATGCTGTTAGACGAATTAGAGCCAGATGTATTAATATTAGACATTATTATGCCACATATCGATGGATTAGCAGTACTTCAGACAATTAAGAACAGAGATAATCAACCAACACCAAATGTAATTATGCTAACTGCTTTTGGTCAAGAAGAAGTTATGAAGAAAGCAGTCGATTTGGGTGCATCTTATTTTATATTAAAACCATTTGATCTAGATAATTTAGGTGATCAAGTCCGTCAAGTAAAAGGAAATTATACTGTTAATAAGAGTATGAATAAAGGAACGAAAAAGGATAAAAAGAAACTGGACCTAGAGGCAAGTATTACAAATATTATTCATGAGATTGGCGTTCCTGCACATATTAAAGGTTATATGTATTTAAGAGAAGCGATTACAATGGTTTATAATGATATCGAGTTACTAGGATCTATAACGAAAGTACTCTACCCAGAAATAGGCAAAAAGTTTAATACGACAGCATCGCGAGTAGAACGGGCGATTCGTCATGCTATCGAGGTTGCATGGAGCAGAGGAAATATAGATTCAATTTCAGCATTATTTGGATACACGATAAATATTTCAAAAGCAAAACCAACCAATAGTGAATTTATCGCAATGGTCGCTGATCGCTTACGCTTAGAGAATCGTGCCTCATGA
- a CDS encoding DUF2627 family protein → MIRIIALLLLFIPGFLTVFGIKMMRDSLFSEFYPIFFNSGIQFVIGFLFTIGGIAFLGGFVIYRDRKKEHNMKENKLEKLEKDG, encoded by the coding sequence ATGATTAGAATTATCGCCTTACTATTATTATTTATACCCGGGTTTTTAACCGTTTTCGGAATTAAAATGATGCGTGATTCCTTGTTTTCGGAATTTTATCCTATCTTCTTTAATTCAGGAATACAATTTGTCATCGGATTTCTCTTTACAATCGGAGGAATTGCGTTTCTTGGTGGCTTTGTCATCTACCGTGACCGGAAAAAGGAACATAATATGAAAGAGAACAAATTAGAAAAACTCGAAAAGGATGGATAA
- a CDS encoding polyprenyl synthetase family protein, producing the protein MPVHLTDYMNHYIKIIEQEIRNQLEKLKIPKQLKDSMLYSMNAGGKRLRPILLIASYEAFANDYRKGLSSSVALEMIHTYSLIHDDLPAMDNDDYRRGKLTNHKVFDEATAILAGDALLTYSFEVIANDPLLNDKEKIEIIKILSHTSGPNGMIGGQILDMKAENSEVTLQELEKIHELKTGELIKFAILTGAYLGNATKEQLQYLEEFAYYLGLIFQVQDDILDVTGDEAKLGKRVGSDEESMKSTYPRLLGIDGAIELKNQYVTRAKDALKKAKVEDSYLMNLTEHFSRRDH; encoded by the coding sequence GTGCCAGTACATCTTACGGATTATATGAACCATTATATAAAGATTATCGAGCAAGAAATAAGAAATCAACTTGAAAAACTAAAAATCCCTAAACAACTAAAGGATTCGATGCTTTACTCGATGAATGCTGGTGGTAAAAGACTTCGCCCAATTTTATTAATTGCAAGCTACGAGGCATTTGCAAATGATTATAGAAAAGGATTATCGTCTAGTGTTGCACTGGAAATGATTCACACTTATTCACTTATTCATGATGACCTGCCAGCTATGGACAATGATGATTATCGCCGTGGAAAATTAACGAATCATAAGGTGTTCGATGAAGCAACTGCAATATTAGCTGGGGATGCATTGCTAACTTATAGTTTTGAAGTAATTGCGAATGATCCCTTATTAAATGATAAGGAAAAAATCGAGATAATCAAAATACTGTCTCATACGAGCGGGCCAAATGGAATGATTGGCGGACAAATATTAGATATGAAGGCAGAGAATAGCGAAGTAACATTGCAAGAACTAGAGAAAATTCATGAGCTAAAGACTGGCGAATTAATTAAATTTGCAATCTTAACTGGAGCCTATCTAGGGAATGCAACAAAAGAACAATTGCAATATCTTGAAGAATTCGCATATTATTTAGGTTTGATTTTCCAAGTGCAGGACGATATTCTTGATGTTACTGGTGATGAAGCGAAATTAGGTAAACGGGTAGGCAGTGACGAAGAAAGTATGAAGAGCACTTACCCTAGGCTCCTTGGGATTGATGGTGCAATTGAATTAAAAAACCAATATGTAACAAGGGCAAAAGATGCTTTAAAGAAAGCAAAAGTAGAAGATTCTTATTTAATGAACTTAACAGAACATTTCAGCAGACGGGACCATTAG